The Methanomassiliicoccales archaeon DNA window GTGTTGTTGCCGAATCCTCTGAGGAAGATCCGGTCCTTGTCCTCAAGCGGAATGCCGACCCCATTGTCCGAATAGATCAGGGTCAAACCGTCCCCATCCCGCTCCGCCGAAAGCCTTATCTCGGTCACCTTCTGGCCGTATCGTAGGGAGTTTTCCATCATGTTGAAAAAGGCCTTGACCAGCATTGGATCGGATTTGATCTCCATTCTGGGTAAAGTGCATTCTATCCTTACGTCCTGCAAATCGAGCATGCTCGAGGCCAGGGAGAACGAATGCGAGACATCGAGCCAGACCGGGCGTGTCTTGCCGGTACGTTGATAGTTCCGAGTGAAATCTATGTGTTTCCTGACAGAATTTGCTGCGGTCTCGATGCGGCGGAGGTACTTGTCTTTGGCCTCAGGTTTTGGATCGTTCCGAAGCAGTTCGACATTTCCGCTCAATATCGAGAGCTGGTTCATCGTATCATGCCAAGTGACGCTCTCCAGGATCTCCAGCCTATGGTTTGCTTCTTCAAGGGCACCTTCCATCTCCTTCTCCCTTGTAACATCTCGGTCCACTCCCCTATAACCGACGATCTTCTCTCTTTTGTCAAGCACCGGAACCACGCTGGATTCAATGTATCTTGAGGATCCATCGCGGTGCATTCTTATGTTCTCAAACTGCCGAAGACCGCCCTCAGAACTCAGTCCTTCCATGACCGATCTTTTGACTTTGGCCCTATCATCGCGAGGTATGAAATCAGTAACGCGTTTTCCGATCATCTCGCTGGGCTGATATCCGATGACATCGAAGACCTGAGGACTGCAGTAGGTGTATGTACCCTTAGCGTCCATCTCCCATCTCCAGTCCCCTATCACCTCCACCAGGGCTCGGAATTTCTCGATGCTCTCACCCAGTTTTGCCTCTGCTTCCCTTCTGTCTATTGCCCTGATAATGTGATGGGTCAATTCAGCAAACTGGGCACCAGGTTC harbors:
- a CDS encoding response regulator, with protein sequence MRILCTDDDPMLLDVTQEFLSTNGFEVDVAYSAAEALQKMEKTHYDALVSDYQMPDLDGIQLLKHLRALPNNIPFILFTGRGREEIAIEALNSGADYYIQKGGEPGAQFAELTHHIIRAIDRREAEAKLGESIEKFRALVEVIGDWRWEMDAKGTYTYCSPQVFDVIGYQPSEMIGKRVTDFIPRDDRAKVKRSVMEGLSSEGGLRQFENIRMHRDGSSRYIESSVVPVLDKREKIVGYRGVDRDVTREKEMEGALEEANHRLEILESVTWHDTMNQLSILSGNVELLRNDPKPEAKDKYLRRIETAANSVRKHIDFTRNYQRTGKTRPVWLDVSHSFSLASSMLDLQDVRIECTLPRMEIKSDPMLVKAFFNMMENSLRYGQKVTEIRLSAERDGDGLTLIYSDNGVGIPLEDKDRIFLRGFGNNTGLGMFLIKSIFKITNIDIKETGFPGEGIRLEMYVPKDKIRCLNEKNDQISSQRKPDGAESLIHEDQSLRSGRKSSTEISRSSAGCDLSSTSTGHHSPK